DNA sequence from the Methanofollis formosanus genome:
GCCCTGTAGAAAACATCCTCTTTTCATCACCTCAACCCCCTTGTGACCTTCATCCATCGCCTTCCCTCATGCTCACGCCGGGGGGAGAGTCCCCGGACCCCCAGGATGAAGATTGGGCGGAAGGCGGAGCAATGACCCTGAAAGGGGGGTTGCAGTCCGTTGCCTATCGCTCGCGCGGGGGGTTCGGGGGGCGGCAAGCCCCCTGGCGAAGAGAACCATCATGATGATTTACCATGAAAATGATCCTGACGATCCTCTCTTCAGGTTTTCATGAGAGTTTGAACTTGCCATATCACGTTGAAGCCGATACGCAGAGGATAGAAAATCCCTCTGATGGATCGGCCGCCCCGAATCGCCAAATCTTTCCCGCAATCTCGCGCCGGGGGCTCTGCCCCCGGACCCCCACGACGAGGATAGCCGGGGGGCGGCGATGAAACCAGATCTTCCAAAGGTCCTGTCGCGAGGATTGGGATCCCGCCCACACGCCGTAGCGCAGCTCAGAAAATTTTCATCGCGTATGCTTGAGCCTGGGGTTCATGCCTGATTCTACAAAGCCGAAAAAAGATAGGAGATGAGATCAGCAGCTCGAGCAACTGCTGTTCCGCTTGAGGATCTGGTCGAGGGCCCACCCGGCCCACCACCGCACCTGGGGATCCTCGTCTTTGAGCGCCTCGGTGAGCGGAGTGTCGGCCTTGCAGTGCCCGATGGTCCCGAGGGTGTAGGCGGCCCAGGTCCTGGTGACGGCGTCGCCTTCGGCAAGAGCGGCGATCAGGCCGTCGAGCGCGGGGACGCCGATGGCCGAGAGCCCCCACGAGGCGGCCATCCGCAGATCCTTGTCTTCCTGACCGAAGAGTTCGATGAAAGCCTCGACGGCTTGTTCTCCCATCATCATCCCGATGGCGAGGGCAGCGTCCTCTCTGATCTTCTGCGACTCACCATGGAAGAGATAGTCGGTGAGCCCTTCGAGGTCGTTCTCGACGGCGCAGTCGAGCACCTCCGGGGAAGGTGCGAGATCGGTCTCGACAGGAAGGGTTTCATCCGAGAGATCGGGGTTTGCGGGGTTTTGCATGGATGGTTGGTAGGCGGGGAAGGTATAAGATAGGCATGGGTCGATCAACGGACCGTTCGGTCTTGTCGAGAGTGTGCTTGCCTTCCGGCAGGAATGGAAGACGTTTCTGAAGCACGGCGTCGTTCAAGAAGTTGTTGCCGCCCTGCCCCTATCTTCGTCGTGGGGGATCCGGGGGTTTCCCCCCGGCGCGAGACAGCGAGAAAGATCCTGCGAGGAGGGCGGCCGATCAGATCGATGTGCCTTCCCGCACCCTTGCGCCGGGGGCGCTGCCCCCGGATCCCTGGAATTGCGATAGGGCCGGGAAGGCAGAGGGCTGATCATTCAGAAGATGGATCTGTAATGTGCGTACCAGTCCAGAAAGCGTTTGGTGGATTCAAACCATTATGCAAACACGGAGAGATGATCGTCAGGATCGGTTTCATGGTAAATGCTTGGGATGGCTATTTCTTCGGGGGGCTGGCCGCCCCCCGAACCACCCGCGAGAAGATAGGGGCGGGGCGGCGATGGAGCGGGGTATCAACCAGTTCTCCTGTCGGAATATGGGAGATCAAGCGACGAGAAATTTTCATCGCGTATGCTTGAGCCAGAGGTTCATGCCCGATTCTACAGAACCGGGATATGTTCTCTTTGAGGTCTGCGAGGACACTGCGATGAGCTCGATGAAGTGGGTGCCCCGGCGGGTGTGGATGTACAGCGGAGGGGACTGGACGGTGATTATGGGAGGGAACCGGTGCATCTTCATTGAGACGACGAAGGTGGACTTCAATCACCTGCACCGGGTAATGTCGGCGGAGTCGGTGTCCAGACAGAAGTTCGCCGCCCCGATGAGGTAAAGTTACGCCAGATGGCGGGGACCGACAGGACGGATCCCAAAGGGGACGATCCTGTCCTCTTTTTTTACGGTGCGAAAAATATTCGAGAACCTATGACCATGCGGCTTCCTCGACTTCGTCCAGCCACCCATCCCTCCTCGTCGCGAGATAGACCACCGTTGTCCGACTCCTCTGCACCCGTTCCCGAAGCGTCCGGCCGAGTGCCGCCGCACATTCGGGGCACGGGGCATAGAAGGCCGGGTCGTGTTCTACCACGATGCTCTGCCGTTTTACTTCACCGAGCAGAAGAATGATTTCCCTGGCGTCCCGCACTGGCCAGACGTCCACATCCCCGGCGAACATACCGCCGATCACGTCGAGGACCGGGTGTGTCCTCCCGCAGAAGTAAAGCGGCGACGGATTCGTCTCCCTGACGGCCAGGGCGACCTCCTCCCTGGGTGCGACGAGAACGGTGACGGCGGCCGGTCTGATGACGATCTCTGCGTGCATAGGTTCCTGTCCGCGTCCCGGGGTTATGAAGTCTCGGCGTGCGTGCGGTCCGAAAGTGTTTTTCCAGAACATTCGAGGGCGTCGAGCGTCGTGACGGCGTGCCAGGTATACTTCAGCGTCGCCGTCCCGCCAAAGACCGAGCGCGCAAACCCGCCAGTCTCCCGCTGGCAGCGGCGGACACATGCTCCGGCACCGTCTGCCGGCGGCACCCCGAGAAGACGGGCGACTCCGACGCCTGCGGCGACATGTTCCAGATACGCCGGGACCGCCCCCGGCAGGTTCAGGTATCCATAGATGGGGTGGACACAGCGGGCGAGAAAAGTCCGGGTGTCAGGGTGAAGATTTCCAAGGGCGGCGGAGATAGCAAGGGCGTGATAGGTCTCGACGAGGGTGGAAGGGCCGCCGCCGTACCCTCCGTCGGGGTGGCGGCAGGCCCTGACCGCGTCGATGAAGGCTGTCCGCACCGTGGGGGGAAGAGGCACTCCCAGGCTCTGGCAGAGCCTGACAAAGAAGTACGGCCTGGAGAGCAGACTCGTCGACTCGACCGGGCGCGTGCCACCGCCTCGAGCGGAGGGGACGACCGACGAGAGCCAGGGGAGGGGGTCGCGCTCTGGCCTGAGGTGGAGGGCCGCGAGAGACGAGAGGACATAAGTGCTGCTCTCCAGCGAATGGTACCGGCCGTCCGCTCCCTGCCTCTCAAGGAGCCAGCAGGCGGTGTCGGGATCGTCCGGCATCGCCCCGAGGAGACGGAGGGTGTCGAGGGCGAAGAAGGTGTCCGCAGGGTTTGGTTCGTTCAGACGGTAGAAACAGTAGCCGCCGTCTGGGCACCGCCTTTCGGCGATATATCGGATACAGGAATAGGAGATCTCATCGGGGAGCATAGAACCTCATGCAGACGTCATCAGCCTGGTCGGCATTTGAAGGCGGACGTCATCGCCGGCATGCGGTCTTTGATCAGAGAGTGTTTCGGGGGGGAGAGGATAAGGATGGCGGTCCATCTCCCGGAGATGCAAAAACTCATATGAACAGAGACTTATCTGCAGGGTGATCAGGATGCACGGGAGATGGCGTGAGAGTCTGAGGGTCAGGTTGGATGGACTTTCTGCTTATCGGTTCAGAATATTGCTCTTTTTCCTGATCCTTACTCTCCTCATCATCCCGATGGCCGTGATGTACCCAGAACTCAACCCTCTCTTTCTCGTCTTCTTCTCCATGGTCATCATCACCGGGGTCTTTGCGGCACAGAGAAAACGATACTTTCTCATCTTCATCATGCTCCTTGCCATCCCTGCAATCACCGCCCGCTGGATCTCATATCTCTTCCCCTCCGCTGCCGGCGAGATCACCGGTCACCTCTTTGCCATCCTCTTCTTCTCGTTTTTCGCCGTCTATTTGTTGGGGATCGTGCTCAGGGCCAGGACGATCACCGGCGACACCATCGCCGGGGCGATCAGCGTCTATCTGATCATGGGACTTGCCTGGGCGCAGATCTACCAGTTCATGGACGAGATCCAGCCCGGATCGTTTGCCTACGACAGCGGGACCGGGCCCGGAGGCGTGCTCTCTCTGATGGACTATGTCTATTTTAGCTTCGTCACCATCACCACCCTGGGATATGGGGACATCTACCCCCTCTCCCCGGCGGCTGAGTCGGCTGCCTCCTTCGAGGCGGTGACCGGGACGATCTATATTGCGGTGCTCATCGCAAGGCTTGTGGGATCGATGGAGTGGTAGGCAGAGAGATCAAAATTCCCGGACACTCTCATATGACCCCCCCCCTCCCGGCGATACCCTGATAACGCTGCTCACCAGAGCAGGGCTTCATGACTCACTGGCTCGCCATCGCCAACCGCGACAACGCCGCCGTCATCGAGAAAAAACTGATCTGGGGCGTTTCGAAACGATATGTCAACCAGATCACGAAGACCGGACCAGGCGACACCCTTCTCGTCTATGTCGGGTGGGAGGTGGTCGACAGGGACACCACGCTCCCGCCGGCGATCACCGGGTGTTTTGCGATCACCTCAGTGGTCTATGAAGACAGAAAAAAGATCTTCACCTTGCCTCCCGGACTTGGGAACGAGGTCTTCCCGCTGCGGGTCAGGCTCACACTCATAGAGATCTTCGACCCGCCCCTTGAGTTCAAACCCCTCATCCCGAGACTGGCATTCATCACCAACAAGAAGCAGTGGTCTGGGCATATCAGGGGACAGGCGATGCGGACGATCCCGGAGGAGGACTATGCCTATATCATGAAGGCCGCCGAGACGCCGCGGGACTGAGAGGTCATACTTCTTCCCGCACAATCGCCCGTGCCGCCGCCACGGCCGTCGAGAACGCCGCCTGAAGATTGTAGCCCCCGGTATCCCCGTCGATGTCGAGCACTTCGCCGATGAAATAGAGGCCATGCACCAGTTTCGAGGTCATGCTCTTAGGGTCGACCTCGTCGAGCGAGACCCCGCCTCGCGTCACCATCGCCTCGTCGAAGCCGGAGATGGCCTGCACGGTGAGCGGCCACTCGATGAGATGGGTGACGATCCGGTTGCGGGCCTTCTTATCGAGGTGAGCGGCGGTGAGGTCGTCGGCGATTCCGGCGGCGTGTAGGAGTTTTCGGATGAAGCGATCCGGGAGGGGGTAGTCGTTGAGGACAGTCCTGACCAGACGGTTCCCGTTCGAGGCGGTCTTCTCGACGAGGTCGGCGGCGAGGGCCTCGCGAGTGGTGGGCGGGAGGAACGAGATCCTGAGCACGTCGCCGGCGGCGATGTACCTGGAGAGGTGGAGGATACCAGGCCCCGAGAGTCCGGCGTGCGTGAAGAGGAGGTCGCCGGTCTGCTCACGGATCTTTTTGTTCTCGCGGAAGAGTGAGATGGAAAGGCCTTCAAACGAGATCCCGGCGAGGTCGGCGAAGGGGTGGTCCTGCACCTCGACGGCGGCGAGGGCCGGGGCGATCGCGGTGACCGTGTGCCCGAGCGCCCTGGCCATGGCATAGCCGTCGCCGCTCGAGCCGGTGGCCGGGTAGGTGACCCCGCCGGTGGCGACGACAAGGGCGTCGGCAGGGTAGGAGACCGCCCCGGTGCGGACCACAAACCCGTTCTCCGTTGCGGCGACTTCCTTCACCGGCTCGTTGCATCTGATCTCCACGCCCATCCGCCTACACTCATCAAGGAGAAGGGTCAGGACATCGGCGGCCTTCCTGCTCTCGGGGAAGACCTTGCCGTTTTGTTCGGTGACGGTCGAAAGGCCGTGTTCCTCGAAGAACGCGACGAGGTCGCGGTTGGTGAAACTCCGGAGGGCCGGTCGCAGGAACTTCCCGTGGTCGCCGTAATGGTCGAAGAACCCGGCGACCTCCCCGGCATGGGTGAGGTTGCACTGGCCGGTCCCGGTGATGAGGAGTTTTCTCCCGCAGGACGGTTTCTTCTCGAGCACCAGCACCCGCCGTCCTTCTCCCGCAGCATGGATGGCGCAGAAGAGACCGGCAGGCCCGCCGCCGATGATGATGATCGTCTGAATGGCCACAGTATCCCGGTATGTGTGGAGCGCGAGGGATCTTAGCATTATCTGATGGGAACACGGACGCGGTCGGCCGGCCACATCCAACGATTTCGGGAAATGGTGCCTCAAAATAGATAATATTATTAGATTTCTCTAAAACACTGGCGAAATAAAAAGATTATATTATCGAAAAGTAGATATCGAGCAACACGATAATGGTATTATTCAGGTGAACTCTCCCCCTGACAAAATCCCCTCGGGACAGGACGATGCACCAGGTTTCCTCCAGCGCCTGGTCGACAGCATCAGCATACCCCTCTTCTACAAGGACACGCGGCAGGTCTACCTCGGGTGCAATTCCGCCTTCGCCGAATTTGTCGGATTAGCAAAGGACGAGATCATCGGGAAGACAGTCTACGACATCTTCCCCCCGGAGTTCGCAGAGACCTACCAGATCCGGGACACTGAACTCCTCGCCAACGCCGGTGTCCAGGAGTACGAGTTCTCGTTCCGGTCCGGCGACGGCATGACCCGCCGCGTCGTCTTTTACAAGGCGACGTACACCGACAGGTCCGGGGACGTCGACGGCCTCGTCGGGATTGTCCTCGACATCACCAGACAACGGAATGCCGAGGAGAGACTCCGTCGTTCTGAGGAGAAGTTCAGGATGCTCTTCGAGACGATGAATCAGGGAGTGGTCTACCAGGACGCGGGCGGTGGAATCATCGACGCCAACCCGGCCGCCGAGGCGATCCTCGGCCTGGCCCGCACCCGACTCTTCGGGAAGAACCTGACAGACCCGTGCTGGGATGCCGTCTGCGAAGACGGAGAGGACCACCCGGCCGAGGCCGCCCTCAGGTCCGGGGAAAAATGCAGAAAACTGGTCGGGATCAAGGACCCGGTCTCGGGGGAGGAACGGTGGGTGATGACCTCGAGCATCCCGCACGCGGGCAAAGGAGTGGCGCAGCCGTACCATCAGTTCACCACGCTCGTCGACCTGACCGCCGAGATCCAGTTTGAACGGGCCCTGCAGCAATCTGAAGCCGAGAAGGCGTTGATCCTGAACTCTGTTGACGATGTCATGATCTACCTGGACCGCGACCGTCGGATCATCTGGATCAATGACGCCACCGCCAGACTCCTCGGGATGAAGAAGGAAGAGATCATCGGCAGGCGTTGTTATGAGGTCGTCTGGAAGAGCGAGAAGCGGTGCCGGTGGTGCCGGATCCCCCGTGTTGTCGAAAGCGGGAAGGCCGTCTCAGACGAGGTGACCCGTCGCGACGGCCGGACCTTTCATATGACCACCTATCCGGTCCATGACGATGGAGGCACCCTGGTGGGATATATCGAGAAGGGGGTCGACGTCACCGAGATCACCATGACGCGCCAGGCCCTTGAGGTGGCGAACCGAAAACTTGCTCTTCTCTCGGGCATTACCCGTCACGACATCCTCAACCTGGTCATGGCCCTGACATTCTATACCGGGGAGGTCGAGAAAGGTATCCCGGAAGACTCCGAACTGGCCCCGATGGTCGGAAAGATCAAGGAGACGACCCGGTGGATCGAGCAGCAGATCTCGTTTACCCGGGATTATGAGAACCTGGGGGTCCATGGTGCCGAATGGCAGCGGGTCTCCGACCTCCTGCAGCGGGCGGCGGCGGTCATCCCGGGAGAGATCGCCTACACCGAGTCTGTCGGCGACCTGGAGGTTTTTGCCGATCCTCTCCTTGAGAAGGTCTTTTACAACCTCTTTGAGAACGCGGCCAGTCATGGTGGCAGGGTCACCGAGGTCTCCGTCTCCTTTGTGCCCGGCGATCCGGTAGGGACGATCGTGATCGAGGACAATGGCGTCGGTGTGCCGACCGCAGAGAAAGAGCGGATCTTTCAGAGAGGAGTGGGGAGAAAGACCGGACTCGGGCTTTTCCTCTCAAAGGAGGTGCTGGAGATCTCGGGGATCGAGATCAGAGAGACCGGTGGGGAGGGTGAAGGAGCGCGCTTCGAGATCCTGGTGCCGGTCGAGGCGTACCGGTCAGGTCGGGCGTGAGCAGGGGAACGCCGCACAATCTTCTAATATCAGGACGCCGGGTATGCCAGATCACCGGTGGCCCCGGGTGCGGCGGACCCCGGGGCCCGGCATAGAGGGGATGAAGAGATGATGCAAAGACCCGCCGCCGGACGGACGGCCCGGCGGACCTCACGTCGGGTGACGCGCCGGCAGTTCAGGAGGACGACCCTTGCTGGGGGAATGGTGGCGCTTGCCGTCGGCGGGACGGCGGACGCCGTCAAGGTACGCCAGCAGGACATCGACCGGATCGAGATATACACCGGAAAAAAGATCGACGAACTCTCTGAAGACGAGTTCAATATCGCCATGGACGACCTGGGTATCAAGGAGCAGGAACTGACCGACCAGGACGTCAGGACGATCGAGGAGGCACAGTCGGAGTCGTACCTCGACGAACTCGAACGGCTCGCGGCCCTGAAGGAGAAGGGTGTCATCACTGATGAGGAGTTTGAAGCGAAGAAGAAGAAGATCCTCCAGTTGTGAGGTGCCGCCCTTCACGGGGGGTTTACCATGGAGCATATCCCAAAAATATCCCTGGCTCGATCAATCATCAGGATCGAGCCACTTTCCAGTTATTCCTCTGCCTCCCCCACTTCAATCGCCATTCCGGGGGTCCGGAGGTGGCGCCCCCGGCGAGAAGATAGGGGAAGGCGCTTGAATCACGCTCGCACCCAGAAAAGGTGAGGGTTTACCATGAAAATGATCCTGACGATCCTCTCTTCAGGTTTGCATGAGCGTTTGAACTTGCCATATCCCGTTGAAGCCGATACGCAGCGGATAGAAAATTCCTCTGATGGATCGGCCGCCCCAAATTGTCAAATCTTTCCCACAATCTCGCGCCGGGGGAAACCCCCGGATCCCCACGACGAAGATAGGTGGGGGCGGCGATGGAACACGATCCCCCCGGATTCTCCTGTCTTGAATAGAGAGAGCGATCAAACGACGAGAAATTTTCATCCCATATGCTTGAGCCAGGGGTTCATGCCTGATTCAAAAAGCCAGAATCCCAAAAATCGGCTGTGTAGACGGATACATGAGCCCGGGTTCCATACCGATTCTTCAGAAATGAAAACGGGATGCAGGGGGTAAAAACAAATCTCTTTCCCCTCTCTGACATCCCTATTCAGCCGAACGCATCGTGATTTGTTATGTCATCTCTTCGACTGGTTCCTCTTCGATTACCTCTTCTTCGACCGGTTCCTCTTCAACTACCTCTTCTTCGACTGGTTCCTCTTCGACTACCTCTTCTTCAACTGCAATCCCCTCGGGCAGCAGCACACCGTCGACGACATGGACGATACCGTTCTCCGCCTCGATATCAGGCATGATCACGGTGACATTGTTGACCATCAACCCGCCCTCAGCGTCGAGAGTGAGCGTGAGGTTCTCACCGGTGAGTGTCTGCACGGTTCCGTTCTCCTCAGCCATGTCGACAAGAGTGGTCGAGTCGTATGTGCCCAGCACGATATGGTTCGCCAGGATGTACACAAGTTCGGCCGATTCGTTTTCAGTGGACTCGTTTTCAACAGGTTCGGCTTCAACCGACTCGTTCTCGACGGACTCATTTTCGACGGACTCATTTTCTGCCATGTCAAGTTCTAGAGCTTCGAAGGCCTCGTCAGAGGGCGCGAAGACGGTGTACGGGCCGCCAAGAGCGAGGAGTTGCTCTGCACTCGACATTTCAATTCCAGTCGACAGAATGCTCAGGTTCTCGTCTGCTGCGATCATCGCAACCAGATCGCCTGTGCCGTCAGTGACATTGTCCATCTCTTCGTCCATCTCATCGGTGACATCGTCCATCTCATCGGTGACATCGTCCATCTCTTCGTCCATCTCATCGGTGACATTGTCCAGCTCGTCGGTGACGTTCTCCTGTGAAGAAGCAAGCGGGACAATGCAGAGACCGATGAAGATGGCGCAGATCAGGAAAGCCCTGAACATCTCCATTCCTTTCATACGATCACCTCATTTTGCGTCCTACGGGGGAAGTCGTAATGACAGTGATGAGCAGGCGAACGGGTTGGATAGATGAGATATATGGCCTCCGCTGGTTGCATGGTAGTCCTTGTGGTGCTGTCGTCTACTGGAGAATGCGTCCCCCGCATCCCCTGAGAAACTCAGTTATTTTATATGAATATTTCTGTAAGAGCCATGCAGAGGCGATCAAGTGCATTATAGAACACATACTCTTCTCTATTTTAGAGCCGGCCGTATCGTGAGTCGCCGTCTCCCGCTTCCCCGATGTATTGCTCTCCTCCGTCACACATCCTGCAGGGCTTCGAGACCGTGGATCGATATTCTGACTATCGTTCAGCAATTTTTTGAGAGTCTCATTGTCCAATATTGGCTTTTTGCTGTCGAATGGAAAAAGAGGTGGCTCTCACCGGCATATGGTGTGACTCGTGATGAACGTGCACCTGATCTCTGGTTTTATCCCGGCCTCCGATCAATACAAAAGACAGACTATGGTTCAGATCGGCGTCATCGGCACGGGCAGTATGGGCGGCATGCTCGTCAGAACATTTATTGAGAGCAGGGCGGCCGCCCCGGAGGAGATCATCGCGTACAACCGCACTACCAGCAGGGCGACCGCCCTCTCCCGGGAGACTGGAATACGCATCGGCAGAGACTGCCAGGACGTGGCCCGCGAGGCCGGAGTCGTCTTCCTCTGCGTCAGGCCCTGCGAGGTGAAAGATGTGCTCAGGGAACTCGGCGACGCTCTCTCCTCGCAGATCTTGCTCATTTCCATCGCCGCCGAGGTGCCGCTGGCCGACCTCCACGCATGGACCGACGCACGTGTGGTGCGGGTGATCCCGACCCTCACCTCGGAAGTATTGAAAGGCGCCTCCCTCGTCGCTTTCGGTGAACGGGCGACGGCGGCGGACCGCGACCTGGTCCGCACCCTCCTGAAAGCGATCGGCCGGGCCGTCGAGGTGGAGGAAGAGGCGTTCGAACTCCTCACGCTCCTCACCAGTTGTGGCCCGGCTTTCATCGCCGCCATGATGAAAGAGTTTGCCGCGGCGGCGGTGCGGCGGGGTGCGGTCTCCCCGGCACTTGCCGACCTCCTGGTAACAGAGACCCTCGCCGGGACGGCCGGGCTGCTCGAAAAAGAAGAGAGCAGTTTTGATGAGGTCATATCGCGGGTCGCTACCGAAGGAGGGATCACGGCGAAGGGCGTGGCGGTGATCAGCGAAGAAGGGCCCCGCGTCTTTGACGCCATGATCGCAGCAGCGCTCGGTGAGGAGGAGTGACCGGCGAAGGGATCGGGGGGCGGCAAGCCCCCGTCGAAGAGAGCCATCAAGGGCATTTACTCTGAAAATGATCCTGACAATCCTCTCTTCAGGTTTGCATGAGAGTTTGAACTCGCTATATCCCTTTGAAGCCGATACGCAGAGGATAGAAACTTCCTCAGAGTTATCGGCCGCCCTTAATCATCGAATCTTCATCCCCGTCTCGCGCCGGAGGGTTGCACCCCCGGAATCCCCCACGACGAGGGTCGGTGGGGGCGGCGACAGAACAAGCACTCCACCGATTCTTCTGTCTTGAAAAGAGAGAGCAAGCAATGAGAAATTTTCATCAAGCATGCTTGAGGTGTGTTCTCGCTTCATGCCCGATTCAACAAAGCCGGGAAATCGACGATCAAACGCTTGCCGATGCCGCACCAGGACCCGAATGATGCCCGTTCCTGACGAGGAGGAGGAAGGTGAAGGGGTCAGACTGAGGATCAAAGTAAATTCCTTCTCTTCGATACCGCAAAATGCGGGCCGTTTTTATCGCCCTGAAATATCTCCGTCACCCCGTCCCTTCCCGCAGCCACGCCCATGCCGCATCCCGCTCGCTCTCAGGGAAGTACCGCCCCTCATGGGCATAGAGTGGGACGGCAAGTTTTGCAATCCACTTCTCCCACGCCGCATCGCCGACGATCGCCAGACGTTCGACCGATCGGCCGTACTTTACCCCGAACTCGAAGTCCTCCCAGAGCGCCGCAAGTCCGACGCCCTGGAACTCCTCCATATCACAGAGCATCCTGATCGCCCCATATTCCTCGACGACCTCCTCAGCATCCGCGAAGATGCGGTCATAATCGGCAGTTGTCAACTTTTTGCTCACCCGGTAGCCCACGACCTTCCCGCTGCTCTCGTTAAGTTTCTCGATCATACCTCTGCCTCTCGTGTTTTCGCACCTGGAAGAGATAGATCAATATAATAATACTCCCCACTTCGCACCAATCCG
Encoded proteins:
- a CDS encoding NAD(P)/FAD-dependent oxidoreductase; the protein is MAIQTIIIIGGGPAGLFCAIHAAGEGRRVLVLEKKPSCGRKLLITGTGQCNLTHAGEVAGFFDHYGDHGKFLRPALRSFTNRDLVAFFEEHGLSTVTEQNGKVFPESRKAADVLTLLLDECRRMGVEIRCNEPVKEVAATENGFVVRTGAVSYPADALVVATGGVTYPATGSSGDGYAMARALGHTVTAIAPALAAVEVQDHPFADLAGISFEGLSISLFRENKKIREQTGDLLFTHAGLSGPGILHLSRYIAAGDVLRISFLPPTTREALAADLVEKTASNGNRLVRTVLNDYPLPDRFIRKLLHAAGIADDLTAAHLDKKARNRIVTHLIEWPLTVQAISGFDEAMVTRGGVSLDEVDPKSMTSKLVHGLYFIGEVLDIDGDTGGYNLQAAFSTAVAAARAIVREEV
- a CDS encoding fasciclin domain-containing protein; translated protein: MKGMEMFRAFLICAIFIGLCIVPLASSQENVTDELDNVTDEMDEEMDDVTDEMDDVTDEMDEEMDNVTDGTGDLVAMIAADENLSILSTGIEMSSAEQLLALGGPYTVFAPSDEAFEALELDMAENESVENESVENESVEAEPVENESTENESAELVYILANHIVLGTYDSTTLVDMAEENGTVQTLTGENLTLTLDAEGGLMVNNVTVIMPDIEAENGIVHVVDGVLLPEGIAVEEEVVEEEPVEEEVVEEEPVEEEVIEEEPVEEMT
- a CDS encoding STAS/SEC14 domain-containing protein; the protein is MIEKLNESSGKVVGYRVSKKLTTADYDRIFADAEEVVEEYGAIRMLCDMEEFQGVGLAALWEDFEFGVKYGRSVERLAIVGDAAWEKWIAKLAVPLYAHEGRYFPESERDAAWAWLREGTG
- a CDS encoding pyrroline-5-carboxylate reductase family protein, which encodes MVQIGVIGTGSMGGMLVRTFIESRAAAPEEIIAYNRTTSRATALSRETGIRIGRDCQDVAREAGVVFLCVRPCEVKDVLRELGDALSSQILLISIAAEVPLADLHAWTDARVVRVIPTLTSEVLKGASLVAFGERATAADRDLVRTLLKAIGRAVEVEEEAFELLTLLTSCGPAFIAAMMKEFAAAAVRRGAVSPALADLLVTETLAGTAGLLEKEESSFDEVISRVATEGGITAKGVAVISEEGPRVFDAMIAAALGEEE
- a CDS encoding SHOCT domain-containing protein encodes the protein MMQRPAAGRTARRTSRRVTRRQFRRTTLAGGMVALAVGGTADAVKVRQQDIDRIEIYTGKKIDELSEDEFNIAMDDLGIKEQELTDQDVRTIEEAQSESYLDELERLAALKEKGVITDEEFEAKKKKILQL
- a CDS encoding prenyltransferase/squalene oxidase repeat-containing protein — protein: MLPDEISYSCIRYIAERRCPDGGYCFYRLNEPNPADTFFALDTLRLLGAMPDDPDTACWLLERQGADGRYHSLESSTYVLSSLAALHLRPERDPLPWLSSVVPSARGGGTRPVESTSLLSRPYFFVRLCQSLGVPLPPTVRTAFIDAVRACRHPDGGYGGGPSTLVETYHALAISAALGNLHPDTRTFLARCVHPIYGYLNLPGAVPAYLEHVAAGVGVARLLGVPPADGAGACVRRCQRETGGFARSVFGGTATLKYTWHAVTTLDALECSGKTLSDRTHAETS
- a CDS encoding potassium channel family protein; amino-acid sequence: MHGRWRESLRVRLDGLSAYRFRILLFFLILTLLIIPMAVMYPELNPLFLVFFSMVIITGVFAAQRKRYFLIFIMLLAIPAITARWISYLFPSAAGEITGHLFAILFFSFFAVYLLGIVLRARTITGDTIAGAISVYLIMGLAWAQIYQFMDEIQPGSFAYDSGTGPGGVLSLMDYVYFSFVTITTLGYGDIYPLSPAAESAASFEAVTGTIYIAVLIARLVGSMEW
- a CDS encoding EVE domain-containing protein; protein product: MTHWLAIANRDNAAVIEKKLIWGVSKRYVNQITKTGPGDTLLVYVGWEVVDRDTTLPPAITGCFAITSVVYEDRKKIFTLPPGLGNEVFPLRVRLTLIEIFDPPLEFKPLIPRLAFITNKKQWSGHIRGQAMRTIPEEDYAYIMKAAETPRD
- a CDS encoding DUF2173 family protein, which codes for MPDSTEPGYVLFEVCEDTAMSSMKWVPRRVWMYSGGDWTVIMGGNRCIFIETTKVDFNHLHRVMSAESVSRQKFAAPMR
- a CDS encoding HEAT repeat domain-containing protein produces the protein MQNPANPDLSDETLPVETDLAPSPEVLDCAVENDLEGLTDYLFHGESQKIREDAALAIGMMMGEQAVEAFIELFGQEDKDLRMAASWGLSAIGVPALDGLIAALAEGDAVTRTWAAYTLGTIGHCKADTPLTEALKDEDPQVRWWAGWALDQILKRNSSCSSC
- a CDS encoding PAS domain-containing protein, producing the protein MNSPPDKIPSGQDDAPGFLQRLVDSISIPLFYKDTRQVYLGCNSAFAEFVGLAKDEIIGKTVYDIFPPEFAETYQIRDTELLANAGVQEYEFSFRSGDGMTRRVVFYKATYTDRSGDVDGLVGIVLDITRQRNAEERLRRSEEKFRMLFETMNQGVVYQDAGGGIIDANPAAEAILGLARTRLFGKNLTDPCWDAVCEDGEDHPAEAALRSGEKCRKLVGIKDPVSGEERWVMTSSIPHAGKGVAQPYHQFTTLVDLTAEIQFERALQQSEAEKALILNSVDDVMIYLDRDRRIIWINDATARLLGMKKEEIIGRRCYEVVWKSEKRCRWCRIPRVVESGKAVSDEVTRRDGRTFHMTTYPVHDDGGTLVGYIEKGVDVTEITMTRQALEVANRKLALLSGITRHDILNLVMALTFYTGEVEKGIPEDSELAPMVGKIKETTRWIEQQISFTRDYENLGVHGAEWQRVSDLLQRAAAVIPGEIAYTESVGDLEVFADPLLEKVFYNLFENAASHGGRVTEVSVSFVPGDPVGTIVIEDNGVGVPTAEKERIFQRGVGRKTGLGLFLSKEVLEISGIEIRETGGEGEGARFEILVPVEAYRSGRA